The following proteins come from a genomic window of Edaphobacter sp. 4G125:
- a CDS encoding uroporphyrinogen-III synthase has product MMAPASFDGLRVLSLEARRSNEMTKLIRTYGGEPFVVPAMREIPLESNRLAVDFIEKLIGGHFDLVIFLTGVGVRALVSIAESKGRSREFLEALRKVPVAARGSKPVSALKELEVPVAAVAPEPNTWREVVSSVEAKFGESLSGFRVAVQEYGTSNPELLEALAAKAGEVTKVPVYQWALPEDLQPLREAILSIVSGGVDVVLFTTGVQVVHLFQVAEQMESADDLRAGLRSVAVASVGPSTTEELVQHGISPDFEPTHPKMGFLVNEAAQQAGRLVEEKKSRRMRSLSARQSGLRVAVPRSADAVAAGTEKSSENAAAMAPIDFLHEITSRIASSDSFHKVLGRIVDFVTTVIPCDSCFIYVLEEDKLLLRASKNPHADVVDQLGIRLGQGITGWVAEHREPVAIASNASEDPRFKLFKNLPEDRFEAILSTPILCASKVVGVINLQHRLSYQHTTNEVRLLSTIGYLVGAEVERARLENENAQLAGRLEARKAVERAKGILQRDMRVGEEEAYRMMQRESRQRRKSMLEIAEAILLGEEIRKGQMVAEQKTASSQE; this is encoded by the coding sequence ATGATGGCACCTGCAAGCTTTGATGGATTGAGGGTCCTCTCGCTCGAGGCACGACGATCGAACGAGATGACGAAGCTGATTCGGACCTACGGGGGAGAACCCTTTGTCGTGCCTGCGATGCGTGAGATTCCGTTGGAGTCGAACCGGCTGGCAGTGGATTTTATTGAAAAGCTGATCGGCGGACATTTTGACCTGGTGATCTTTCTGACCGGTGTGGGGGTACGGGCGCTGGTGAGCATTGCGGAATCGAAGGGGCGCAGCCGGGAGTTTCTGGAAGCCCTCAGAAAAGTTCCGGTCGCGGCGCGCGGGTCGAAACCAGTCTCGGCGTTGAAGGAGCTTGAGGTTCCTGTTGCGGCGGTGGCTCCGGAGCCAAATACGTGGCGCGAGGTGGTCTCCTCAGTCGAAGCCAAGTTTGGGGAATCGCTGTCGGGATTTCGCGTGGCGGTGCAGGAGTACGGCACATCGAACCCGGAGCTGCTGGAGGCGCTTGCGGCAAAGGCGGGGGAGGTCACGAAGGTTCCGGTCTACCAGTGGGCTTTGCCGGAGGACCTGCAACCGTTGCGCGAGGCCATTCTAAGCATCGTCAGCGGCGGCGTGGATGTGGTTCTGTTCACGACGGGAGTCCAGGTGGTCCACCTGTTTCAGGTGGCCGAGCAGATGGAGTCGGCCGATGACCTGCGAGCGGGATTGCGATCGGTAGCGGTGGCTTCGGTTGGTCCTTCGACGACCGAGGAGCTGGTGCAGCACGGCATTTCTCCCGATTTTGAGCCTACGCATCCGAAGATGGGCTTCCTGGTCAATGAGGCAGCGCAGCAGGCGGGACGCCTAGTAGAAGAGAAGAAAAGCAGACGAATGCGTAGCCTGAGCGCGCGCCAGAGCGGGCTGCGGGTTGCGGTGCCGCGGTCGGCGGATGCGGTGGCTGCTGGAACAGAGAAGTCGTCGGAAAATGCGGCAGCGATGGCTCCCATCGACTTTCTGCATGAGATTACGAGCCGGATTGCGAGTTCAGACTCCTTTCATAAGGTGCTGGGGCGGATTGTTGATTTTGTCACGACGGTGATTCCCTGCGACTCGTGTTTTATCTACGTGCTTGAGGAGGATAAGCTGCTGCTGCGCGCTTCGAAGAATCCGCACGCGGATGTGGTGGATCAATTAGGAATCCGGCTGGGGCAGGGAATTACGGGGTGGGTGGCGGAGCATCGTGAACCCGTTGCGATCGCTTCAAACGCATCGGAAGACCCTCGGTTCAAGCTCTTCAAGAACCTGCCGGAGGATCGTTTTGAGGCGATTCTGTCGACTCCGATCCTGTGCGCGAGCAAGGTGGTGGGGGTGATCAATTTGCAGCATCGTCTGTCGTATCAGCACACGACGAACGAAGTACGGCTGCTCTCGACGATTGGCTATCTCGTCGGCGCGGAGGTGGAACGTGCGCGCCTGGAAAACGAGAACGCGCAGCTTGCAGGAAGACTGGAGGCGCGCAAGGCCGTGGAGCGGGCCAAGGGGATTCTGCAGCGTGATATGCGGGTGGGCGAGGAAGAAGCCTATCGCATGATGCAGCGCGAGAGCCGCCAGCGCCGGAAGTCGATGCTGGAGATCGCCGAGGCGATTCTGTTGGGCGAGGAGATTCGCAAAGGCCAGATGGTGGCGGAGCAGAAGACGGCATCGAGCCAGGAATAA
- a CDS encoding CehA/McbA family metallohydrolase — protein MKHCFLRGVGVYLFAFTAVFGVSGLRAQEQRKPDLVLKGTITEANRETYVEVPFTVPAGVVRVSVDFHYTGHEKKATIDLGLLDNERFRGWSGGNKSAFTVSETDATPSYLPGPIRPGVWKLLLGVPSMPTGVRSEYVAKVYFGREGEPVTGSTFGAEAVPGPVREGPGWFRGDLHMHDAHSDGSCTSQMGKKVPCPLYKTVEAASARGLDFIAITDHNTMSHFDAMRELAPYFDKMLLIPGREITTFQGHANVFGTTEFIDFRLTSKYVPTFNDLLNEVEKKHALISINHPGLPTGAECMGCGWSVKNTDFSRVHVIEAINGDNADNAVSGVPFWQKRLNDGLRVTAVGGSDNHDATLEPNHNAAIGKPTTVVYAANLSERAILDGIRAGHAFVDTLGSHDRAIEFTASVGGQKAMMGDVVKALPGEKVHFVLTLKNLAGAKAEVVRDGVVEALGGEIKEPIEVREFDQVSDDQRHWVRVNVRGANGRLLILGNPVYLNF, from the coding sequence GTGAAGCATTGCTTTTTGCGTGGTGTTGGGGTGTATCTGTTTGCGTTTACCGCCGTCTTTGGTGTGAGTGGGCTGAGGGCGCAGGAGCAACGGAAGCCTGACCTGGTTCTGAAGGGGACGATTACAGAGGCGAATCGCGAAACCTACGTTGAGGTTCCATTTACGGTACCTGCAGGTGTCGTTCGGGTGAGTGTGGACTTCCACTACACCGGGCATGAGAAGAAGGCGACGATCGATCTGGGCTTGTTGGATAACGAGAGGTTCCGCGGGTGGAGTGGAGGCAACAAGAGCGCCTTTACGGTATCGGAGACGGATGCTACCCCTTCATATTTGCCTGGGCCGATTCGACCGGGAGTGTGGAAGCTGCTGCTGGGAGTCCCCAGCATGCCGACTGGCGTGCGATCGGAGTATGTCGCAAAGGTGTACTTCGGACGTGAGGGTGAGCCGGTAACGGGGTCAACCTTTGGCGCGGAGGCTGTTCCCGGGCCGGTGCGCGAAGGCCCAGGGTGGTTTCGCGGTGACCTGCACATGCACGACGCGCACAGCGATGGAAGCTGCACCAGCCAGATGGGGAAGAAGGTTCCGTGTCCGCTGTACAAGACGGTGGAGGCTGCTTCGGCGCGCGGATTGGACTTCATTGCAATTACGGACCACAACACGATGTCGCACTTCGATGCGATGCGCGAGCTGGCACCGTATTTCGACAAGATGCTGCTGATTCCCGGCCGCGAGATTACGACTTTTCAGGGGCACGCGAATGTCTTCGGAACAACGGAGTTTATCGACTTTCGTTTGACGAGCAAATATGTTCCGACCTTCAATGATCTTTTGAACGAAGTTGAGAAGAAGCATGCACTGATCTCGATCAATCACCCCGGATTGCCGACCGGCGCGGAGTGTATGGGGTGCGGATGGTCGGTGAAAAATACAGACTTCAGCCGCGTGCATGTGATCGAGGCGATCAATGGAGACAATGCCGACAATGCGGTGTCAGGGGTGCCGTTCTGGCAGAAAAGGCTGAATGATGGACTTCGTGTGACGGCGGTAGGGGGGAGTGATAACCATGATGCGACGCTGGAGCCGAATCATAACGCTGCGATAGGGAAGCCGACAACAGTGGTGTATGCGGCGAATCTGTCGGAGCGGGCGATTCTGGATGGGATTCGCGCGGGGCATGCGTTTGTGGATACGCTAGGCTCGCACGATCGGGCGATTGAGTTTACAGCATCAGTAGGCGGACAGAAGGCGATGATGGGGGATGTCGTGAAGGCTCTCCCAGGCGAGAAGGTTCACTTCGTCCTGACACTGAAGAATCTCGCGGGCGCAAAGGCAGAGGTGGTGCGGGATGGTGTCGTTGAGGCGCTTGGAGGAGAGATTAAGGAGCCTATCGAAGTGCGAGAGTTCGATCAAGTCTCCGATGACCAACGGCACTGGGTTCGGGTGAATGTGCGCGGAGCGAATGGAAGGCTTCTGATCCTGGGGAATCCGGTGTACCTGAATTTTTGA